In one Arachis duranensis cultivar V14167 chromosome 9, aradu.V14167.gnm2.J7QH, whole genome shotgun sequence genomic region, the following are encoded:
- the LOC107465306 gene encoding LOW QUALITY PROTEIN: E3 ubiquitin-protein ligase RFI2-like (The sequence of the model RefSeq protein was modified relative to this genomic sequence to represent the inferred CDS: substituted 2 bases at 2 genomic stop codons) gives MGLGMKYDEESKVVDDGGEGGGGGANSFDSVSCSICLDAVIDNGDRSLAKLKCGHQFHLDCIGSAFNMKGTMQCPNCRKIEKGQWLYANGGRSYHDYSMDDWTHDEDLYDLSYSEMSFGVHWCPFGNLARLPSSFEXAXHNKNADHDILEGQHAVYAEHHNTVVNSVNHPCPYVAYFGAIHPSSSNSGGNVSEISTFSHWNGSSVHSDMPTSYTYPTLDLHYHSWEQHSPPFSTYSSRLVAGDRRSISPRTQRPSRGGSEVPRSSSYMHPPGGHSSSGSVSSVTSSMLPPYPGSNARSRDSVQALQAYYQSPMRTHVPSGSRRSGNHSGSPQIAPFSTSPDQSGFFFVPSSSSGRSSFPEDACLPSRYHAWEREHISSLSIVDRDSGWRQYHQTVGRSERSSNYRLRRASERMHSHNR, from the exons ATGGGTCTTGGGATGAAATATGACGAAGAAAGCAAGGTGGTTGACGATGGAGGAGAGGGTGGCGGTGGTGGAGCTAATTCGTTTGATTCTGTCTCATGTTCAATTTGCCTTGACGCTGTTATCGATAATGGGGATCGATCGTTGGCTAAGCTTAAATGTGGCCATCAATTTCATCTTG ATTGTATTGGTTCAGCATTCAATATGAAAGGAACAATGCAATGCCCTAATTGTCGAAAGATTGAGAAAGGTCAATGGCTTTATGCTAATGGTGGCCGGTCATATCATGATTACAGTATGGATGATTGGACTCATGATGAGGACCTTTATGACCTTAGCTACTCTGAAATG TCCTTTGGAGTTCATTGGTGCCCATTTGGCAACTTGGCGAGACTTCCATCATCTTTCGAGTAAGCCTAACATAATAAGA ATGCAGATCATGATATACTGGAAGGACAACATGCTGTATATGCTGAGCATCATAACACAGTTGTAAATTCTGTTAATCATCCTTGCCCATATGTTGCATATTTTGGAGCAATACATCCATCTTCCTCCAACTCAGGTGGAAATGTTTCAGAGATTTCCACCTTCAGTCATTGGAATGGTTCATCTGTGCATAGTGACATGCCCACTTCCTACACGTATCCTACTTTGGATCTTCATTATCATAGTTGGGAACAACATTCCCCTCCTTTCTCTACATACAGTAGTCGTCTAGTTGCCGGTGATCGCCGGTCGATATCTCCTCGGACTCAAAGGCCATCCAGGGGTGGCTCAGAGGTACCAAGATCAAGTTCTTATATGCATCCTCCTGGGGGTCACAG TTCTTCAGGTTCTGTGAGCTCAGTTACTTCCTCAATGCTACCTCCTTATCCTGGTAGCAACGCTCGATCCCGTGATAGTGTTCAAGCGCTTCAAGCTTACTATCAATCACCAATGCGAACACACGTTCCTTCTGGATCCCGAAGATCTGGTAATCATAGTGGATCACCTCAAATTGCACCATTTTCCACATCACCGGACCAAAGCGGTTTCTTTTTTGTCCCATCAAGTTCTTCAGGTCGTAGTAGTTTTCCAGAAGATGCATGTCTCCCAAGTCGCTACCATGCTTGGGAACGAGAGCACATATCTTCTTTAAGCATTGTTGATAGAGATTCAGGCTGGAGACAATACCACCAAACTGTTGGTAGGTCAGAACGCTCTAGCAACTATCGATTAAGGCGTGCATCCGAAAGAATGCATTCCCATAATCGATGA